The Thunnus maccoyii chromosome 9, fThuMac1.1, whole genome shotgun sequence genome includes a region encoding these proteins:
- the LOC121904085 gene encoding aquaporin-3-like, with protein sequence MSRQKVYLEKLARFFQIRNLLLRQALAECLGTLILVMFGCGAVAQLVLSGGSHGMFLTVNFAFGFAATLGILVCGQVSGGHLNPAVTFALCLLGRERWRKFPMYFLFQTIGAFFGAAIIFGMYYDALWDHPGSFNVTGPHATAGIFATYPGKHLTLVNAFFDQIIGTSALIVCILAIVDPYNNPIPPGLEAFTVGFVVLVIGLSMGFNSGYAVNPARDLGPRLFTAIAGWGSGVFTVRNGWFLVPIFAPFLGTIIGVMIYQVMVGFHVEGEVRDRNSKEQENVRLTSVTANDNSKEATKEMY encoded by the exons ATGAGCAGACAGAAGGTGTATTTAGAAAAACTGGCCCGGTTCTTCCAGATCCGTAACCTCCTGCTTCGTCAGGCCCTGGCAGAGTGTCTTGGCACCCTCATCCTTGtg ATGTTTGGCTGTGGTGCTGTGGCGCAGCTGGTGTTGAGCGGTGGTTCCCATGGTATGTTTCTTACTGTCAACTTCGCCTTCGGCTTCGCTGCCACCTTGGGCATCCTGGTCTGTGGCCAGGTATCAg GTGGCCATCTGAACCCTGCAGTGACCTTTGCCCTGTGCCTGCTTGGAAGAGAGCGCTGGAGAAAGTTCCCCATGTACTTTCTATTTCAGACAATTGGTGCTTTCTTTGGGGCTGCCATCATTTTTGGCATGTATTACG ATGCCCTGTGGGACCATCCTGGGAGTTTCAATGTGACTGGGCCACATGCCACAGCTGGCATCTTTGCTACCTACCCTGGAAAACATCTCACCCTTGTCAATGCCTTCTTTGATCAG ATTATTGGCACATCAGCGCTGATCGTTTGTATCCTGGCTATTGTCGATCCATACAACAACCCCATCCCCCCAGGGCTGGAAGCCTTCACTGTGGGATTTGTGGTTCTGGTCATTGGATTGTCTATGGGTTTTAACTCTGGCTATGCTGTCAATCCTGCCAGAGACCTCGGACCACGTCTTTTCACCGCTATAGCTGGATGGGGCAGCGGGGTTTTCAC TGTCAGAAACGGCTGGTTCTTGGTGCCCATTTTTGCCCCATTCCTTGGCACCATCATTGGTGTGATGATCTACCAGGTGATGGTTGGCTTCCACGTAGAGGGAGAAGTACGTGACCGGAACAGCAAGGAGCAGGAGAATGTCCGGCTCACCAGTGTCACTGCCAATGACAACTCTAAAGAGGCTACCAAAGAAATGTACTAA